In the genome of Halapricum salinum, one region contains:
- a CDS encoding L-lactate permease encodes MASTGVLALLAVVPIAIAFGLLVIARWSAARSMGVGWIVATGLGLAYWQMEPSWWAAVAIYGALEALPIILIVFGAILLMNYLDVSGAISTIRWHFSGISTDRRIQLLLIGLGFETIIEGVAGFGTPGALAAPLLIGLGFPPLGAAVFALFFNAPNPQFGAAGTPILGGVNSVIGPEKLAQASEPITQTEFQGLVSAYSGVMTGLTFVFWGALGVFLLVYWFGDESERSLRGAARAAAPVAPFAFVLGTVAGVTQWAVAWFVGTELPSIVAGFVVFGLGLVMASRRILVPDDTWEFPDRESWSDKWLGGLSLDSIEDDDPQKEMPVWLAWTPYLLVGGVLLVTRWPTLDLVPVLQEFTVGIPAVLGYEELEWSIRYLYLPGTMPFIPIAILTGLLYRMNGQKTRKAWGESIRQVAPAALTLVIVVSLTQIMIQSGQFNAENIQYGMMDALSIAVADAAGAALPMVAPWIGALGTFVTGSNTVSDILFASLQYDAAGDVGVSRSIVVAIQNVGGGVGNMVSVQNIAAICGVVGITGREGDILRKVIVPTVIFALFAGAVGTILVYVVAPGAF; translated from the coding sequence ATGGCGAGCACTGGAGTACTGGCGTTGTTGGCCGTCGTGCCGATCGCGATCGCGTTCGGGTTGCTCGTGATCGCACGGTGGTCGGCAGCGCGTTCGATGGGCGTGGGATGGATCGTCGCGACGGGTCTCGGTCTCGCGTACTGGCAGATGGAGCCGTCGTGGTGGGCCGCAGTCGCGATCTACGGCGCACTCGAAGCGCTCCCGATCATTTTGATCGTCTTCGGGGCGATCTTGCTGATGAACTATCTGGACGTCAGCGGGGCGATTTCGACGATCCGCTGGCACTTCAGCGGGATCTCGACCGACCGGCGGATCCAGTTGCTGTTGATCGGCCTCGGCTTCGAGACGATCATCGAAGGCGTCGCAGGCTTCGGAACGCCTGGCGCACTGGCCGCGCCGCTGTTGATCGGTCTCGGGTTCCCGCCGCTCGGGGCTGCGGTGTTCGCGCTGTTTTTCAACGCGCCGAATCCGCAGTTCGGGGCGGCCGGGACGCCGATCCTTGGTGGCGTGAATTCGGTCATCGGACCCGAAAAGCTCGCGCAGGCGTCCGAACCGATCACCCAGACGGAGTTCCAGGGGCTGGTCTCGGCGTACTCCGGCGTGATGACCGGCCTGACGTTCGTGTTCTGGGGTGCACTTGGAGTGTTCCTGCTGGTCTACTGGTTCGGTGACGAGAGCGAACGGTCACTGCGCGGGGCGGCGCGTGCGGCTGCACCCGTCGCACCGTTCGCGTTCGTACTCGGGACGGTCGCCGGGGTGACGCAGTGGGCAGTCGCGTGGTTCGTCGGAACCGAACTGCCCTCGATCGTCGCCGGGTTCGTCGTCTTCGGACTCGGTCTCGTGATGGCCTCTCGCAGGATTCTGGTCCCTGACGACACCTGGGAGTTCCCCGATCGCGAGTCGTGGTCCGATAAGTGGTTGGGCGGCCTCAGCCTCGACAGTATCGAGGACGACGATCCACAGAAGGAGATGCCCGTGTGGCTGGCCTGGACGCCGTACCTGTTGGTCGGCGGGGTCCTGCTGGTGACCCGCTGGCCGACCCTGGATCTCGTACCGGTGCTCCAGGAGTTTACCGTCGGCATTCCCGCCGTTCTGGGCTACGAGGAACTGGAGTGGTCGATCCGGTATCTCTATCTCCCGGGGACGATGCCGTTCATCCCAATCGCGATCCTGACCGGACTGCTCTACCGGATGAACGGCCAGAAGACCCGGAAAGCCTGGGGAGAGTCGATTCGACAGGTCGCCCCGGCCGCGCTGACGCTGGTGATCGTCGTCTCACTGACCCAGATCATGATTCAGTCCGGGCAGTTCAACGCCGAGAACATCCAGTACGGGATGATGGACGCGCTCTCGATCGCGGTGGCGGACGCGGCCGGCGCGGCGTTGCCCATGGTCGCGCCCTGGATCGGCGCGCTCGGGACGTTCGTCACTGGGTCGAACACCGTCTCGGACATCCTGTTCGCTTCGCTGCAGTACGACGCCGCCGGCGACGTCGGCGTCTCCCGGTCGATCGTCGTCGCGATCCAGAACGTCGGCGGTGGGGTCGGGAACATGGTCTCGGTCCAGAACATCGCCGCGATCTGTGGCGTCGTCGGGATCACCGGCCGCGAGGGCGATATCCTCCGGAAGGTGATCGTGCCGACGGTGATCTTCGCGCTCTTCGCCGGCGCTGTGGGGACGATCCTGGTCTACGTCGTCGCGCCCGGCGCGTTCTGA
- a CDS encoding PHP domain-containing protein yields the protein MHDYHVHSNYSDGRLMPEMVSGAEAAGLAAIGFADHCNVTQTSPFPEVREAYGFNLDLTYERRRAGIESLRERHDITIYDAVEMDYRPTDEDAIADFLDEAGFDYAIGSVHTVENRNLHDERYFGEKSRGEREAVIDTYVDRLVSLIDSELFEIAAHLDLPQRNEALRGLFTDEHYHRIGEALEGSRTVTELNAGRYHEDYGQFHPGSEFREVLSSYDVQFVRGSDAHVPESLVANNEAIGTADGDVVDVAESTLANDL from the coding sequence ATGCACGACTATCACGTCCACTCGAACTACTCGGACGGCCGACTCATGCCCGAGATGGTCAGCGGCGCCGAGGCCGCCGGACTGGCGGCCATCGGCTTCGCCGACCACTGCAACGTCACCCAGACCTCTCCGTTTCCCGAGGTCAGGGAGGCCTACGGCTTCAATCTGGATCTCACCTACGAGCGTCGCCGAGCCGGGATCGAATCCCTCAGAGAGCGCCACGACATCACGATCTACGACGCTGTCGAGATGGATTATCGTCCCACCGACGAGGACGCCATCGCCGACTTTCTCGACGAAGCGGGCTTCGATTACGCGATCGGCAGCGTCCACACCGTCGAGAACCGGAATCTCCACGACGAACGCTACTTCGGCGAGAAATCTCGCGGCGAACGCGAGGCCGTGATCGACACCTACGTCGACCGTCTGGTCTCGCTGATCGACTCCGAGCTGTTTGAGATCGCGGCCCACCTGGACCTCCCGCAGCGAAACGAGGCTCTTCGAGGGCTGTTCACCGACGAACACTACCATCGGATCGGCGAGGCGCTCGAGGGCTCCCGGACGGTGACGGAACTGAACGCCGGCCGCTATCACGAGGACTACGGTCAGTTCCATCCCGGATCCGAGTTCCGCGAGGTGCTTTCGAGCTACGATGTCCAGTTCGTCCGCGGGTCGGACGCCCACGTCCCCGAGAGCCTCGTCGCGAACAACGAGGCCATCGGGACTGCCGACGGTGATGTCGTCGACGTCGCGGAGTCGACGCTCGCGAACGACCTGTAA
- a CDS encoding VOC family protein, with protein MSGIVFFGTTDRARIVEFYTERLDFSVWLEQPGCTILEYDNLLVGFCEREASETEGLLTVVLDDRETVDAWHDRLDDVAEGPPTENEEYRIYNFFGTDPDGRSFEVQTFLHETPSI; from the coding sequence ATGTCCGGTATCGTCTTCTTCGGGACCACAGACAGAGCGCGGATCGTCGAGTTCTACACCGAGCGACTGGACTTCTCGGTCTGGCTCGAACAACCCGGCTGTACGATCCTCGAGTACGACAATCTCCTCGTGGGCTTTTGCGAGCGCGAGGCGTCAGAAACTGAGGGGCTCCTCACAGTCGTCCTCGACGACCGCGAAACGGTCGACGCGTGGCACGACCGACTCGACGACGTCGCCGAGGGGCCACCGACCGAGAACGAGGAGTACCGGATCTACAACTTCTTCGGGACCGATCCCGACGGCCGATCGTTCGAGGTCCAGACGTTCTTGCACGAGACACCGTCGATCTGA
- a CDS encoding 50S ribosomal protein L15e, with protein sequence MAKSFYSHIREAWKDPGDGKVAELQWQRLQEWREQGAIERVERPTRLDKARSLGYKAKQGVVVARVSVRKGSARKVRHKAGRRSKRQGVNRITRRKNLQRVAEERATRKYRNLRVLNSYWVGEDGSQKWFEVVLLDPNHPAIENDDDLNWICDDAQENRALRGLTSAGQSNRGLQQKGKGTEHTRPSNNGGRGRGK encoded by the coding sequence ATGGCAAAGAGCTTCTACTCACACATCCGGGAGGCCTGGAAGGACCCGGGCGACGGTAAAGTGGCGGAACTACAGTGGCAGCGACTGCAGGAGTGGCGCGAGCAGGGCGCGATCGAACGCGTCGAGCGCCCCACGCGACTGGACAAGGCGCGCTCGCTCGGCTACAAGGCCAAGCAGGGCGTCGTCGTCGCGCGGGTCAGCGTCCGCAAGGGCAGCGCCCGCAAGGTCCGGCACAAGGCCGGCCGCCGCTCGAAACGACAGGGCGTCAACCGGATCACCCGACGCAAGAATCTCCAGCGCGTCGCCGAGGAACGTGCGACCCGCAAGTACCGCAACCTCCGCGTGCTCAACTCCTACTGGGTCGGCGAAGACGGCAGCCAGAAGTGGTTCGAAGTCGTGCTGCTCGACCCGAACCACCCGGCGATCGAGAACGACGACGACCTCAACTGGATCTGTGACGACGCTCAGGAGAACCGCGCGCTTCGCGGGCTGACCAGCGCCGGCCAGTCCAACCGCGGTCTCCAGCAGAAGGGCAAGGGCACCGAGCACACGCGCCCGAGCAACAACGGCGGTCGCGGCCGCGGCAAGTAA